The Oryzias latipes chromosome 8, ASM223467v1 genomic interval TATGAACGCTCTTTTGTTCCCTCCCCTAACTGCTTTACCAGCAGGTATGATGTTCACTTCACACCACTTTGGAGTTTAATTTGGATAACGGTAAGCTAATGTCTTAAATGTGATGGTTTCAGTCTTTCCTGTGAGCACAATAATGTTGCGTGCCCCACAACGGCCTCCTACCAGGAGCAGAGCGGCTTTTCATCAAACTTCTCCCCAAGAAAAAAGAGTCGCAGGAGGCAGAAGCGAAAAGGGGCaaagaaaaaggagaggaggaCAGACAACCAGCGACAACGCCGACGAACGCCATCAGGAGTCCCTGAGCAAGAGAGCGGAAGCTCTCAAGCTCAGATCTTGGTGAGAAAcgccttttcttcttttcttttgaaggCTCAATGGCTGTAAATCATTTTGTCAATATTCCACTTTTGTTTCCTGTAGGAGTCCTTGTCTCATGGAGAGAGCAGTGACCTCAgcagctcctgctgcagcagcagcactgaGAGCCTGGAGACGCAGGAGCGAAGGGCTTCTCTTTACCCGCTGCTGATTTGTGACACGGGCTCCAGCTGCTCCCCTTTAAACTGGCCCCAGTCGTTCTGTCGCCCCTTCTCCAGGCCTTTGTCCTatgagcaggaaaacagctcGGACTCCCTCAGCAGTGTGGGAGACTGTTCCCTGGCCCTCGCTGGACTCCGGGGCAGCGTCAGTCAGGGGGACCCATGCTTCGCTGGGCCCTTTTTCAAAGACGTGGAGAGGGAGTTgacagaggaggaagacgagCTGTCTGCGTCTTCTGTCATAAAAAATGAGGGAATAATATTTTATAACGATGTATGTTCTTCTCTTTCTCCTTCTCATGTGTTTGGAGGTAAATAAGATGGATCgattaaaaatatttctctCACCTTCTGACAGAAAATTCAACCCGTAGATTCTGAATACAAGGAAGGGAGCGAGTACACCCTGACACATTTCATCAAACAGGGCTCCTATGGAGAAGTCCGCTGTGCTCAAGATGTCAAAACAGGATTCAAATTTGCTGTGAAAAAGGTAAATGCAAGATTCATGTGCCGTCTTTTCCTGCTGCTGTACCAGAATCAGCTGCTTTAACTTAGTTCCTGCTCCTTATTCTTCCGACAGATTGCCCTGAGGAGGTTCATCAGCGAGGAGGTGGGTGCGTGGAGTGCCCTCAGGTCTCCTCGTGTGGTGGAACTCTTTGGAGTGATCAGAGATGGGCCCAACATCGTTCTTTTAATGGACCTCAAAAGTGGTAAATCAGCCTGataatgacatttttgtgtgtatttttctgAGCGTTTTGCGGTAAATGCCTGTTGTTTGGCTCACACACAGATGAATTAACGAGGTTGAGGTTTACACAAATGAGGAagtgaaaaatgtcacaatgtGGGAGTTGGTGACTGGTAGCAGTCTTGTTAATATTAAATCTCATGTATTAAAGAACCAAATTCTGGTTTGCCACGTCGCTGTAATGTAGCTGCGTGAAGAAAATCCTGCTTGAATTGATTGTGAACGGACCGTTTCTGCTTTGTCCAGGCTGCCTGGGTGACCTGATCAAGAGGTGCGGCCGGCTGCCGGAGGATTTGAGTCTGCATTACCACTCACAAGTGCTGGCAGCACTTGAGTACTTGGTCAAGAAAAGAGTAGCACATTTAGATATTAAAGGTATGTCGTACAAAACTCACTTTCcttccacaaacaaacaagtaggatttattttaaagcttcaaatctgcttttgtaaatgaaaaaggCTCATTCTTTTCAATTAAGGCCTCTCGTATTTAAGCTTGTCATCGGCTATTAAATGTGTTAAGCATTAGGCTTGATGGACCACTAAAAGAATGAAGTCCAAAGAGGAAAATTAGGCCATAAACAACAAAAGAGTGAGTTGTTTCATTgcagtaaaaacagtaaaacgaAATGAATCAGCTCAAGTTTTACATGTCGTGCCACACAGCGGAAAGCGATATTCACTGAATGAGTAAGATTAGTTGAATTTCGACTTTGTTCTCTCTCCGAGCATTTTTCGTGTCGTGTTGAATTTGTTGTGCGGAAAACAAATGTCACAGATATTGTGCAGATCTGATGTTAcagcacctgtgtgtgtgtgtgtgttttttgtgaagcTGTCAGGCTGGGAATTTCCCAGACTGTGACTCATCGCCGCTCTCGAAACGGCGCATGTGCGTTCGATCAGGCGAGAACGCAGCAgacggagggggggggggtcgggaGGCAGGAAGTTAGCAGGCAGCAgctcaagcagcagcagcagcaggaggaggaggaggaggaggaggaggaggaggaggaggacatgaaacATGGAGGGAATCCAGAATCAAAagggaaacagaaaaagataCTTCACCAGCGGAAGAGACACAAACTGACAGAATTCTAAAGAAAATATCAGATTTTAGAGTTTAAGCGCCTCCTggtgtttgaaatgttttacagGAAACAAGAGCAAACTCTATTAAAGactatgaatgtttttttaacatgttgttaaTGATGGATAAGGAAAGTTACCATTTAAAGTgtgtttctgagtgtttctttatgcaaattgttgtaaatcaggagcagtcaCAAAGAAAAGGTTGTAGTTGTTACATGAAATCTGCAATCTGCagtctgctccgctccattctgatgcatcaactcgcagacaaatagatccatgtacgtcttccttttcctcgtctgagctggtttctggctctaaactgtatggctagatagctccaatattgctggccatttttgttgcacctgtaatgttaagtcagggttgtgaggggctgtaagctagtgaaggagactgtaaacagatggaatgatgggaaaatgacagctttttttaattttgcctaaAACCGGCTTAATGGTAATTAATagacgcttttaaaatagatcaaaaggtgatcggagtgggacttaaatttattttttttgcatgtatTTGGTTGCTTTAACAGAAAATGCAAGACTGAAAGGGTTTTGAGTGACACGAGTATTAATGTCTGCTTATTCTTCTCAGCCGACAACGTGTTGCTGTCAGAAGATGGTAGAGACTCCTACTTGTGTGACTTTGGACATGCAGAGAAAGTGGACCACCAGGGCCAGAGCCTTAGTGGgttcaaaggtaaaaaaaacttgttatcTGAGTTTGATCCGTAATTTCTCTGCGTTCATGTACCAATCGGCTGATTTTTCTGCTGAGTCCAGACCTGAAGGGCACAGAAAGCCACATGGCACCTGAGATTGTGAAAGGAGAACCCCGCGGAACCAAAGCAGATGTGTGGAGCAGCTGCTGTATGTTATTGCACATGCTCAACGGTTGCCAGCCATGGACGAGATACTACACCTGCAGGCTCTACCTTAAGGTAGAGGCATGGAACTTGGATTTCTCCCAACATTTCTTTCCATCAAAGGTTGATTAAAACCCTCTTGTTCTGGCCACAGATTGCAAATGAGCCTCCACCTCTGAGAGAGATCCCCGGTGACTGTAGTCCTCTCACAGCTGATGTTTTGAAAGCAGGCCTCCAGAAGGATCCAGTTAAGAGGTTGTCTGCATCTGACCTCAAACTTAAAACTGACAGCGCTCTAAAACAAGGTAAAATAAAGGCTTTATTAGTTCTTCTTTATCTCAATGTCTGACTCCttaaacacatatttttttatggctAGAAATCagacttttggtgtttttaaatgtttttttaaattaaccaaaTACCCCAAAGTAAAGTGGACGGCTCACGTTAAAATGAAACCTGTGTTTTATAATTAAAGTGGGAGGACTCACCAGTGTAGTGGAAGGGCCCTACACTACACCTCTGCATGTTCAGGACAAACTGCTGGACTCCCAGCAGCTGCTTCACAGCAGCGCAGACTTTGAGGCCGATGAGACGCAGCTCTCCGTCAACAAGGTGATCTCCGCGGGTCTGAGGACAAAGAAACCTGACGACGAGGAAGACGTGGAGTCCAACAAGTCCTTCTCTAACGCTCCACAAATGCTCATCCATGAGCCAAACTATAAGAATTACCACGAGGAAATCACAGTGCCTGAACTGGAGCTTCGTAAACTGGAGCGGGGTAAACCTCCCCCCAGTCTTCTGCTCATTTAAAGGTTAAGATGTGCAGCTGAACCTCTGCTGCTGTTGGTTCTGTTTTGCAGACTTGTACCTGAGCAGCCTCTCACAGCTTCACTCTGCAGAGATGCAGGAGCAGCTCCTCTCTTGTCTCAACAGTGACCATTGTTTCAACCGGGAGCCGTGGGATAAAAAGGTAAATCAGAGCGGAGAAAAGTGAAGAGTCCGGTTTCAAGATTTGAATttgaatggctttttttttgcctcatttaGTCAAAGAAATGTAGATAAAGATTATCATTCATCGCAGCTGTAGTCTGATAGACAGGTTC includes:
- the LOC101174595 gene encoding mitogen-activated protein kinase kinase kinase 14; its protein translation is MAVRQRFFNSTAPFSDSPKELKGTCPSYSSVEQETEDEEEEGKDNTKGYVDVAEWAANPFFNKLLTQGTAEQVGEKPIKTSTIIAQAECETQDSQEFSPSCYERSFVPSPNCFTSSLSCEHNNVACPTTASYQEQSGFSSNFSPRKKSRRRQKRKGAKKKERRTDNQRQRRRTPSGVPEQESGSSQAQILESLSHGESSDLSSSCCSSSTESLETQERRASLYPLLICDTGSSCSPLNWPQSFCRPFSRPLSYEQENSSDSLSSVGDCSLALAGLRGSVSQGDPCFAGPFFKDVERELTEEEDELSASSVIKNEGIIFYNDKIQPVDSEYKEGSEYTLTHFIKQGSYGEVRCAQDVKTGFKFAVKKIALRRFISEEVGAWSALRSPRVVELFGVIRDGPNIVLLMDLKSGCLGDLIKRCGRLPEDLSLHYHSQVLAALEYLVKKRVAHLDIKADNVLLSEDGRDSYLCDFGHAEKVDHQGQSLSGFKDLKGTESHMAPEIVKGEPRGTKADVWSSCCMLLHMLNGCQPWTRYYTCRLYLKIANEPPPLREIPGDCSPLTADVLKAGLQKDPVKRLSASDLKLKTDSALKQVGGLTSVVEGPYTTPLHVQDKLLDSQQLLHSSADFEADETQLSVNKVISAGLRTKKPDDEEDVESNKSFSNAPQMLIHEPNYKNYHEEITVPELELRKLERDLYLSSLSQLHSAEMQEQLLSCLNSDHCFNREPWDKKDSGRWSLSPGDDPSSGFFSSNSQPEVQPFSIGLLGQFEFPLPSCLEGVDVHIRDFSCKTIRIREKRRVKVGHIATGISDQISERVFTLETAHGRQVPHNEEVQESGLELRCVPAPDFSRAWSWRIKDGLLETRESPQV